The DNA sequence ccttttttttttaaaaaaaatcacttgttaCAAGTGGGTCATGTCTtaaaatgctgaacataaaagaaGATCCAAAATTATTCAGAATATCTTTTCAGAGGCTAAATCTATTAGTAGGGAGTAAGCaattatttctctgaagatgccagccacagatgctggcgaaacgtcagaaatacactctgctagaacatggccacatagcccgataagcccacaaaaaactatgaatgccggccatgaaagcctttgactccaagTTTTAGAACTTTGCAATGTTTGGAGCaattcaaaaacattttgggTCTTGAGCTGGGAAAATCTTCCCCTATAATGTTTTTGGTGTTTTTGATCTCTGAAGAATAGAAAACTAACTGAAGTTCATGAACATTTTCAATTAAATATACTTTTTGtctgttgttttgcttttttcacaTTCCACCTAACTAACTGGGACACCATTGTCATTTTTATATTGCCCTGTCAGCAGCACTAGGAATGGAGCCATTAGACAAGTACATGTTCAAATACAAAGGATTCAATTTTCTCCAAGGTTCTGTTACACCAGAATACATTGATTCACTGGAGGATTTCAAAATCAGAGACAGTGACATTTTTCTGGTCACTTTTCCAAAATCAGGTAAGACGAAATATTTTACTCAGAAAAGAAAACCCAGTTGGACAAAGCAGGGAATGGTTAATTTATCTCGCTTCGTTTTGCCAGGTCTCTCTAATATAAACCAGATCATCATGCCCTTCCAAGTTCAAATCCTGGATCAAAGTTGTTTCCCCATCTCTTGACCTGGCAATCAGCAGCAACAGTTTCAGCTCAGTTGCCAAGgctatccagactatttgaggtGGGGACAGTTTAtggcagcaatgtccaaactctggtcctccagttgttttggaatcagctcctagaagccttaGCCACCTTTGCTAATGgtttgagattctgggagctgaaacacctgtagggccagagtttggacatcagtAGTTTAGGGGCTAGCACCTTATGTGGCTCTCCCCTCTCCTatgttggtaataataataataataataataataataataataataataatatgctttatttttataccgcttttccgaggtgaccaaagcggttcacagaatcatttaaaacttacacattataaaaacaacctcacaaaaaccaataaaaattgaacaacatgcaataaagacatgCAGCTCTGTCTCTTCACTCCGTATTTCTCACTACCTATTAATGTTGTAATGGCTTTTCCTACTCCCATGTTTTCTGAATAAATGCTAACATAAAAGGGGGAAGAAACCCCAACAGACAAACTGGCCCTCTCAATACAACTGAAGCAGCTTCCCCAGAAAGGCAGCACCAAAAAGAGTGACCCTGCTGGTAGTGGGCCCAGCACCAAGGCAGCTCCTAATATCCCTTTTCAAGCAAGGGAGCAGGTGATGTCAGTGCTAGTTCAGCAGCTGCTAAAATACTTCCCAGGGAGCCTGCTCTTTCAGGTATATAGATGATCCTTCTGAGCAGATGGCAGGTAGGTGTTCTTCATGAAGAGTGGCCACAATAGTAGATAATGGAATAGCTGCAGACTTCTCTTTTCTGGAGGAATCATGGGAGTGCTTTTTCTCCCTGGTGTGCTGACTCTTTTCTAATAACAAAGTACAGATGAGTTCatgataatttaaaataaaattttttaattactgttaaggtaataaaattcaaagatttagctgtgttagtctgtacaatcagtatgtaaagagatcttgcagcacctttgagactaactgaaagaaagaagttggcagcatgcaaATTCATAAACTTAattatacttcctcagatgcatttgttacAGTAATCAGACTGTTTTCTGCCTAGATGGGAGGGAAAATATTGTTTGGTTTGAATGCTAGTACTTCCTGTGCTTCAGGCTATGTTATAGGTCTTGACACCACTGTGAGCTAGACGGGAGGAAAGACTGTATTACTGACACAGCCAGGGAGTTATGGCATTCAGGGTTGTTTATTTaaggcaattaaaaataaacacttttGGTTACTTTGCAGAAATGGCCAAAAGGAAAGTTACTTTATAAGCAGATGGAACAATCATGGTAACTCACTATGTTTGGGGGCTATGGAATGATCATGGCAACGAATACTGTTCAAAAGTAATATCCCAAATCCTGAACCTCCTCTATTTTAATGTCTGTTCATTTGATTCAACCACAGTTGCCTAGGCTTCCCTTCCTGTCCTTCCTTCGTTTCTCTCCAGCACTACAATTTAAATATGTTCCCTGAGAAATAGCTGCAACCTTTATGCTACCCTGAAAGTAATAGGTATGTTGATGCATGGGCATTCATTAAATCAGGCCTTTCATATTCACACAGGCACCATATGGACACAGAATATTTTGAGCCTTATTTATCATGAAGGTCATCGAAATGGAACTGAAAACACTGTCCTAATAGACAGAGTTCCATGGCTGGAGTACAATGTCTGCAATAGAGATTATGGTAATCGGCCATCACCTCGTCTCTTTTCTACCCATCTGCCCTATTATTTAGTGCCTAAAGGATTAAAAAATGGAGCAGGAAAGGTAAGGCCTGATACTTCTGTAATTTCATTTACTTATTTTGTTGCCATGACTTTGCTGTAAAGAATCTATAGGATATTTAGAAATTAAAATGAGAATGATTTAAAAACTGAGATACAAAGGTCTTCTGAGAATGAACATTGTCAGCAAACTCTGCTCAGTCATCAGAGGCATACAAGGATGAAGCATTTTCCAGTTCCTGACTTACATGCTGTGAAGGTTATAATGGGGTAACAGGAAAATGCTCAAAAGGAGATGCTTTATTTCTTAATCAATCTGTTGCAATAATTACTTTGTACAGGATAaagtcaccttaggattgccataaatcggacatgactcgaaggcacacaacaacaacaacattaatgtaCTTCCGCTCAGAAGTTGGTTCCATGGTCAATAAACAGACAATACAGCACCTTATAGAGCACTCTTTTGCCCTTGACCAACATGTCTTCAAAATCCTCctaaaccaaaaccaaaaaggtCTCTACCTGCTTTACTTTATGTTGGAGGCAAAAACCACAGACAATAAAACTCCAGGTCATTTTGCTTCCTCTTGACCACAACTCTGGAATCAGAATTAATTTCCTGCTCAGCTAAGCAAACCCACTGGtcccttatcacatgaggaaaattggaaagttaaactggtcacaatgcaaggtcatccagggcattagggacaatttcacaattgcttttcagtTATTCACAAACtggttaaaaaccaaacaaagtgAGGTGAAGCAGGGAATAggcattttcacaaaaataccaggttttcatttccagttcattcatgaaTTTGCTGTCTTCACTGAATTTGCTGTCAAAACTGAAATTGCAACAGTCTGAAAACCATCTGCTGGATTCTGtctgttgccagatttcccatggttcctttgctgtaccaaggagaaggaggcagccttgtttttaaagggacacacacacacctctttccctcgcGGGGCtgatctcctcctcctgcagcctctAAGGTAACAATTGGTGGGAGAGCGAGAGAAagaatgttttggaattcctcctgtacaggagggagaaatggaggatatgtcctggaaaaggagggcatatgggagtttcagcccttgcTGAAATCAGggaggtttatggaccagccacctcttctttctctctagtgtgtgtgtgtgtgtgtttatttgtgtgtggttttatgggagtttgcaaagggaaaccactgccttccttcctctgaaacagcttatCGGGCAAAGAGTattttcctccctggtttcccttctctctctggaccatgtatgtgtatgcacttgtggaaatgacagttttgagcatgcacaaaaaaagttatttccaagctatcaatgggatttgtcctcatctgtctgaaacccaaattcactttcaacccactttcttgcatgagtaatgtgcttttaacccgttgttgtgctctgtgtgtaataatcattagcaaatttgcttgcttttccgggatgccaATGCTTTAACTATTTTTGGATGGAAGCTCATAGATACCGATGTGATATGGGTAACCTTTGgcatgtcacacacactcagccccccCAAAACCATggtgggttcaccttaggatcaccatgagttgtaaagaacttgaaggtacagaacaacaaaaacaaaagttaaaattcCTCTCCTTCAGCAGCTCAGAGGCTTTTCAAGTTCACTGGGCTCTTTTCATATAGAGATGTTTAGTCATGCAGGGGCAAAAATTCAAAGAATGAGATACACCAATTGCTGGAATCATGTTTCACTACCTTAAAGAGCAGTAAAATTAATATGAAATGAGAGGATATTATGAGAAGAACTGTATTTGAGAGAAAAGTCCCATTCCTATGATTGGGTGATCAGAATATTTGACCTCACTAGAGATTTTTAATATCATTGTTTCTGCAGATTATCTATGTGGCCAGAAACCCAAAGGATGTGTTGGTCTCCTACTATCATTTTTTCAACATTACTGTCAAACTGGAAAAAATAGAAGATTTTGACATTTTTATGGAGAAGTTTTTGGCTGGTAAAGGTAAGCATTAACAGATTTGAATAGACAGTTATCTTTGACTCCATCACTTATAGTGTTTACCCCAAAACTGAAATGTGGAATGAGGAATAATTTCCTAAAACCACACATTTGAATACAGATAACATGCAGTGTGCAACATATTGGGCAGAGGAAAAATCAAATTTGGATTTATTTAACATGtaaggaaacagagaaagaagaaaagctatGGGAATAATATAAGGTTCCTAAGCAACTGCCCATGAGAGCATGGCATCAAGGCTTGGAGATAGAATAAGGTGGCCATTCAGAGACAGTCTGATTCTGTATGTCTCCCATCCTGAAGTGACTTGGAAGCTGACTCGCATGTCATTTGAGTAGAATGTGGATGTGAATGTTTGGGATATTCCTCAATATATTTCTGATTGATTATTTTTTAGTTAACCATATTCAAGtggctttttattatgttaaaatGGAAAGTACTGCTACCAtattttgaacatatcatgagatggtaAATTTGATGGTattagcaaaagaggaagaaagcattGCAGGTGGATCAACCCAGTCAAAGAAGACATGGCCCTGAGCTTGCAATATTGTAGCAGGGATGCTAACAAGAAGAAATCTTGGAGGTCTAGAAGCTAGTCCCTTTtcctgaaggactgtgttcgcagtatGAGGTGCTTCTTGATCCCTCGCTTCATGTGAGAAATCAAGTGAATGTGATCgccaagagcgcctgttatcagcttcaactgatacgccagctgtgccttTTCCTGGAATTGgatgacctcaaaactgtagtacatgcactggtaaccttttgcaatgcgctctacatggggctacccttgtgcctagtccggaaacttcaactggtacagaatatggcagccagattgattacaggaacaactaggagcgACCATATtgcaccaatactgaagtcactccactggctgcctattagcttccgggcacagtaaaaggtgttggttatcacctttgaAGCCTTACATGgattgggcccaacctatttaaggaatcgcctgcttccatataatccgccccgtgcactcagatcctctgggaggaatttattgcaacctgtaCAGACTAAACTGaaggcaacctcccagaggaccttctcctcTGTTGCTCCCACCCTACGGAATGgcttgccagatgagatctgccaAATATCGAACttagatagcttttaaaaagcggttaagacggatctcttctggcaagccttcctggaatagCCCCCAGCTACATATAGATTCCCCATACTTGGGAGTATTCTGTATTTGTACAATCCCAGCCATGATGAGTTTGCCCACTGCTTTTGTGCTATAATATCAtgtgattttaatataaatgtgttgattttaatgtttgaattttaatcttagaatgatttaattcctttttaaggggggtattattgCTATCTCtgtacatctgtattattttaattgttagaaGCTGCattgattgtttcttacaaataagcgggatataaataaaagatttatttatttcctgatcTGATTGAAATTGGGCTCCCCCTTAAGAAGCAGTCAGGTAATTGCGTCCTTAAATTATGAGTGGAGCCTGACATGGCTACAGTAACCTTCTACCAGATTCCACCTGTGCAACAAGATGGGTAAAGATGAGTGAGCCAAGGTGACTCATGCATTGGTAATAATTCATTTTGACTACTGCAATGTATTCTGTGTGGCAATGTGTGGTCCACTGGCTGTATCAATTTCTAGATGTGTCAGCAAAGCCATTGTGTGATGTGCTTAGCCACACTGTCATTTTGCCCCCTAGCTTCTCTAAAGATGAAGggtagttttaaaatgtgttaataaAAGAACAGTACACAAACTAATCTCCAATGTTCTTGCTGAAATGAAGAGACAGAGCAAAATACTGGCCATATTTGATCCTTCTAAGTTCAGAAAGAAAACCTGATTGCCTGGCATGACAGTTCTGttacaggaaaagaaagcagTCCTTATTTGTTCTCAAAATACTTTTTGCATAAAAtattgtacatattttttttatctgGTGAGTTCATCAGTTTAGCAAATACAATACTGGGTGCATGGTGTGTGCATCATTCCCAAGCTGAAGATGGGCCCATGATATAGTGCTGCCTGAGGCACTGTGCAATATGGTGTCTCACTCCATGTCATGACTGAAAGCCAGCAAGATTAGATGTATCATCTCAATTCAAAACTGGAGATAGGGAACATACTGTGCTGTACAAGTCTCAAGGCAGCAGGAAGGCTTCAAATAGTGACAAGAGGATTTGTGGGAGACACAAGTCTCTATTCTTTTTTCCTGAAAATCATGTTCATGAGGCGGCTTCCTTATTGTGTATAGAGAAAGCAGCAGTCCTTGCATAAAATTTAAGCATTCAGAACATCTGTCTGAGACCAAAGCTGCACTGGAACGGTGCTGAACACAGCACAACAATCTACGATGTCAACATCTGCTTTCAGCTACTCTAACATTTACTCTGTCTCTTACAAGTATTAGGTAATTTCTGGCTAGACCATATAGAAGGCTGGTCTGCTAAGGAGAACAACTTCAATATTCTTTTCCTTCTAtatgaagaaatgaaaaaggTAAGGCACAGCACAGCTTCCCCACTTGGTGTTAAAAAAACTATGCAAACTTGTTCAGATTTGTGACAGAGTCCAGGGCTGAAGGACAGAGCAGGAAAGTGGGGACAGTCTAGAGGAATGAGGGCTTATATAACAATAGATTGAAAGCTAATGTCGCTGTTGCCTCTGTTTTCCCACcaatctcctccttctcccccagaCTTTAATTTGAGAAAGTGTTAACCATTTGCATGTCCCTTGCTGGTGAGCCTTTTCTGTCTTAATAATGTATCTTGAAATATATGCTTTATATTCACCGATATTCTACATTGAGTGGCAGGAATCAAAGATGGAAATACAAGGGGAAATCTGTCCATATCTTTGATGTTACAAAGGTTTTCCAGCTTTCAGATATTTATGTCTATGGGTTTTTTCTCCAGACTCTCAAAGTGGCTGAGAAGAGAATCAGCAAAACTACAATGTATTAAAATTATAAGCGATTGAAACTATACAACAATAACATTAAAGtagcaacaatttaagatattctACCACACTACCTTAACAGCAGACTAGTGTATGAAATTGGACTGCtgtaaaatgatttttatttctttatttcttaccAAAGTGTTCTTAAAGTCCAGTCTAATGGGTGAAACAGGTAGGCTGTAGTGACCTCTAGTCATGACAGATGTCATAGTTAATCCACTTTTCATCATAGGATCTGAGAAGCAATGTGGTGAAAATATGTAACTTCCTAGGAGTGACACTGACTGAAGAGGAGTTGGATGACATTGTGGATAAGGCTTCATTTGACAAAATGAGTGTGGATCCTCGGTCTAATTATTCATCCATGCACCCTGAATTCCTAGATTTCTCCAAAGGACGCTTTTTGCGCAAAGGTAAGTCAGGGGCCAATGACAATTAGTGTGGTGGGGCTTGTGTGAATGACCCAGAAGCTTAGCTGACCTCttgaggtcctccatttttcttaaatgtcctacgttttgggctaaattttatcctacaattgccCTAcgttttggtctaaattttgtcctacatttcatcccggtttttagtagagaattatggcaacaaATGCAGTGAGGCTGAAAGTCAATTTTCTGCCCCAGGACCCTCTGGGAGCTGCATGAAGTGTCAAAAGTGGTAAAATAAAGAAACaaccaaa is a window from the Sceloporus undulatus isolate JIND9_A2432 ecotype Alabama chromosome 1, SceUnd_v1.1, whole genome shotgun sequence genome containing:
- the LOC121919101 gene encoding amine sulfotransferase-like, whose product is MTTQRNTVTAALGMEPLDKYMFKYKGFNFLQGSVTPEYIDSLEDFKIRDSDIFLVTFPKSGTIWTQNILSLIYHEGHRNGTENTVLIDRVPWLEYNVCNRDYGNRPSPRLFSTHLPYYLVPKGLKNGAGKIIYVARNPKDVLVSYYHFFNITVKLEKIEDFDIFMEKFLAGKVLGNFWLDHIEGWSAKENNFNILFLLYEEMKKDLRSNVVKICNFLGVTLTEEELDDIVDKASFDKMSVDPRSNYSSMHPEFLDFSKGRFLRKGTVGDWKNTMTVAQNERFDSIFKERMEKLPFKFCWDINEF